The proteins below are encoded in one region of Streptomyces ficellus:
- a CDS encoding cell division protein SepF yields MGSVRKASAWLGLVEDNDERYYDDEYADGDRPGDAWVTDPRVRVVSEAAQEEGRRIATVSPDGFRDARAIGELFRDGVPVIMNLTSMESADAKRVVDFAAGLTFGLRGSIERVATRVFLLTPADTQIVNGEPGTHTQDGFFNQS; encoded by the coding sequence ATGGGATCGGTGCGCAAGGCGAGTGCATGGCTCGGCCTCGTCGAGGACAACGACGAGCGCTACTACGACGACGAGTACGCCGACGGTGACCGCCCCGGCGACGCCTGGGTGACCGACCCGCGGGTGCGTGTCGTCTCCGAAGCCGCCCAGGAGGAGGGCCGCCGGATCGCCACGGTGTCCCCCGACGGGTTCCGGGACGCCCGCGCCATCGGTGAGCTGTTCCGGGACGGCGTCCCGGTCATCATGAACCTCACGTCCATGGAGAGCGCCGACGCCAAGCGCGTGGTCGACTTCGCGGCCGGGCTGACCTTCGGCCTGCGCGGTTCTATCGAGCGGGTGGCGACCCGGGTCTTCCTGTTGACGCCCGCGGACACGCAGATCGTCAACGGCGAGCCCGGGACCCACACCCAGGACGGCTTCTTCAACCAGAGCTAG
- a CDS encoding helix-turn-helix transcriptional regulator: protein MLETSARLLRLLSLLQAHREWSGADLADRLGVTPRTVRRDVDRLRELGYPVNASPGTGGGYQLGAGAALPPLLLDDDEAVAVAVGLRTAAGSGIDGVGETSVGALAKLEQVLPDRLRRRVSALTTFTVPMLRPAESRVDPSVLTELATACRDSERLRFAYRDHNGSASRRTVEPHRLVCTERRWYLVAWDVDRAGWRTFRADRIEPRPPHGPRFPPRTPPAEDLAAYVSEGVASRVYTARAVVRLHLPVAEAARVVGPMDGVLEAESESTCLLRTGATSMDVLVIHVGLMGVEFDVVEPRELDDHIRVVRDRFSRALDRSGGIAADRGNSPGDG from the coding sequence ATGTTGGAGACCTCGGCACGTCTGCTGCGCCTGCTGTCCCTGCTCCAGGCGCACCGCGAGTGGTCCGGCGCCGACCTCGCGGACCGGCTGGGCGTCACACCGCGCACGGTGCGGCGTGACGTCGACCGGCTGCGCGAACTCGGCTACCCCGTCAACGCCAGCCCCGGCACGGGCGGCGGCTACCAGCTCGGCGCCGGTGCCGCGCTGCCCCCGCTGCTCCTGGACGACGACGAGGCCGTCGCGGTCGCCGTCGGGCTGCGCACCGCCGCGGGCAGCGGCATCGACGGCGTGGGCGAGACGTCGGTGGGCGCGCTGGCCAAGCTGGAGCAGGTGCTGCCCGACCGGCTGCGGCGCCGCGTCAGCGCGCTGACCACCTTCACCGTGCCCATGCTGCGCCCGGCCGAGTCGCGCGTCGACCCGTCGGTGCTCACCGAGCTGGCGACGGCCTGCCGGGACAGCGAGCGGCTGCGCTTCGCGTACCGCGACCACAACGGCTCGGCCAGCCGCCGCACGGTCGAGCCGCACCGCCTGGTGTGCACCGAGCGGCGCTGGTACCTGGTCGCCTGGGACGTGGACCGGGCCGGCTGGCGGACCTTCCGGGCGGACCGGATCGAACCCAGGCCGCCGCACGGGCCCCGCTTCCCGCCCCGCACGCCGCCCGCCGAGGACCTGGCGGCCTACGTGTCGGAGGGCGTCGCCAGCCGGGTGTACACGGCGCGGGCCGTCGTCCGGCTGCACCTGCCGGTCGCCGAGGCCGCACGGGTGGTCGGCCCCATGGACGGCGTCCTGGAGGCGGAGAGCGAGTCGACGTGCCTGCTGCGCACCGGCGCCACGAGCATGGACGTCCTGGTGATCCACGTCGGGCTCATGGGGGTGGAGTTCGACGTGGTCGAGCCGCGGGAGCTGGACGACCACATCCGGGTGGTCCGGGACCGCTTCTCCCGGGCGCTGGACCGTTCGGGCGGGATCGCCGCGGACCGGGGGAATTCCCCGGGTGACGGATGA
- a CDS encoding I78 family peptidase inhibitor: protein MAPIPNAPEQPDDSTESYVGLDAHDAERRARAHGWTTVRSLPPGTIITLEFVAGRINFEVDGDTVRRCWTG, encoded by the coding sequence ATGGCACCGATTCCGAACGCTCCCGAACAGCCCGACGACAGCACCGAGTCCTACGTCGGCCTCGACGCGCACGACGCGGAGCGCCGCGCCCGCGCCCATGGCTGGACCACCGTGCGGTCGCTGCCGCCCGGCACGATCATCACCCTGGAGTTCGTGGCGGGCCGGATCAACTTCGAGGTCGACGGCGACACCGTCAGGCGGTGCTGGACCGGCTGA
- a CDS encoding ABC transporter substrate-binding protein — protein MRRPCRAAEAPLLAALLAGLLALSAACGSRLPESDFGTRPSGRATGAGEPVRVGIITGATSPVGGGALTGPRDGAMAYFTALNARGGIDGRRVEVLTCDDGGSGIGNNACVQELVDEKDVFALVATTALDYAGAARVSRAGVPDIGGQPLGPAYDTYPHLYGIYGSSAPRTGGKPGWNGVLTGGTEVYRWFKRELGARTAAVVAYNQAASAAYARLITDGLEAEGYRVVTEQVDFALPNYRAVAADLREQQVDVVFDALDTHGNARLCEAMDAVGVNVTAKVTNVQNWNQAVPRDYQDAPRCRNALWVTGASRNHDDTGHPAVQEFRRAMNGRPLSQWALEGWAAAKWFTDAAESCGRTGPTRACVERFLNRTEPYTAGGLLVPVRFERLPEPPRTRHTCLSVARWQDGRGWVTQGGDMDRNCATVPQLRYRP, from the coding sequence ATGCGTCGCCCGTGCCGGGCTGCTGAAGCCCCCCTGCTCGCGGCGCTCCTCGCGGGTCTCCTCGCGCTGAGCGCCGCCTGCGGCAGCCGCCTCCCCGAGAGCGACTTCGGTACCCGGCCCTCCGGCCGGGCCACCGGAGCCGGGGAGCCGGTCCGCGTCGGCATCATCACCGGAGCCACCAGCCCCGTCGGCGGCGGCGCCCTGACCGGGCCGCGCGACGGGGCCATGGCGTACTTCACCGCCCTCAACGCCCGCGGCGGCATCGACGGCCGCCGCGTCGAGGTCCTCACCTGCGACGACGGCGGCAGCGGCATCGGCAACAACGCGTGCGTGCAGGAACTGGTCGACGAGAAGGACGTGTTCGCCCTGGTCGCCACCACGGCCCTGGACTACGCGGGCGCCGCGCGCGTCTCCCGGGCGGGCGTCCCCGACATCGGCGGCCAGCCGCTCGGCCCGGCGTACGACACCTACCCGCACCTGTACGGCATCTACGGCAGCTCCGCGCCGCGCACCGGCGGCAAGCCCGGCTGGAACGGCGTCCTCACCGGTGGCACCGAGGTCTACCGCTGGTTCAAGCGGGAGCTCGGCGCCCGCACGGCGGCCGTCGTCGCCTACAACCAGGCCGCGTCCGCCGCGTACGCCCGGCTGATCACCGACGGCCTGGAGGCGGAGGGCTACCGGGTCGTGACCGAACAGGTCGACTTCGCCCTCCCCAACTACCGTGCCGTCGCCGCCGACCTCCGGGAGCAGCAGGTCGACGTCGTCTTCGACGCCCTGGACACCCACGGCAACGCCCGGCTGTGCGAGGCGATGGACGCCGTCGGGGTGAACGTCACCGCCAAGGTCACCAACGTGCAGAACTGGAACCAGGCGGTCCCGCGCGACTACCAGGACGCCCCACGCTGCCGCAACGCCCTGTGGGTGACCGGAGCCAGCCGCAACCACGACGACACCGGCCACCCCGCCGTCCAGGAGTTCCGGCGGGCCATGAACGGCAGGCCGCTCTCCCAGTGGGCGCTGGAGGGCTGGGCGGCCGCCAAGTGGTTCACGGACGCCGCCGAGTCGTGCGGGAGGACCGGCCCCACGCGCGCGTGCGTCGAACGGTTCCTCAACCGCACCGAGCCCTACACCGCCGGAGGGCTCCTCGTGCCCGTCCGCTTCGAGCGCCTGCCCGAGCCGCCACGGACCCGTCACACCTGCCTGTCGGTGGCCCGCTGGCAGGACGGGCGCGGCTGGGTCACCCAGGGCGGCGACATGGACCGCAACTGCGCCACCGTCCCCCAGCTCCGCTACCGCCCCTGA
- a CDS encoding MFS transporter: MSVTTTAGARLRATGGGANRWVVLLVLCVSLLLVALDATVLHVAVPAVTEDLRPSSTALLWIVDAYPLVCASLLILFGTLGDRVGRRRVLLAGYALFGVASAVAAFADSPAVLIAARALLGVGGAMIMPATLSILRAVFPDRRERATAIGIWTAVAAVGAATGPVLGGFLVEHFWWGSVFLINIPLMALILPLGRWLLPESKGGGDGPWDVLGALLAAAGILGVVLGVKRAGAGGSVLSLETAAPLLLGAALLILFVRRQKRRAHPLIDMRMFARAAFTTSVGCIVLAMLALVGLELIAVQYLQLVLELTPLETGLRLLPLTFAAMAAGATGSYTLRRIGPRRMVGWGFVLTAAAVLLLVSMGHHDRPLLLTAGFVLLGFGLQTTLFGAYESMLSEAPAHSAGGAAAIGETSYQLGAGMGIALLGSVMNAAYAPGLAHVPGVPAHAGAAAANSLGEAYQVAARLGGPAGDALRTAARHAFVHGLHVTLVVSAGLLLLGALMAVRLPRVMECPADLDARLGADDAWPDAQDTRDAQDTRDAQDTRDAQDTRDAHDAGNGAAVTAHVPASREPVEPARSGRTRA, encoded by the coding sequence ATGTCCGTGACGACCACGGCCGGAGCGCGGCTGCGTGCCACCGGCGGCGGTGCCAACCGCTGGGTCGTCCTCCTCGTCCTCTGCGTCAGCCTGCTGCTGGTCGCGCTCGACGCCACGGTCCTCCACGTCGCGGTCCCCGCCGTCACCGAGGACCTGCGCCCCAGCTCCACGGCCCTGCTGTGGATCGTCGACGCCTACCCTCTGGTCTGCGCCTCGTTGCTGATCCTCTTCGGCACGCTCGGCGACCGGGTCGGGCGGCGGCGGGTGCTGCTGGCCGGGTACGCGCTGTTCGGTGTCGCCTCCGCGGTCGCGGCCTTCGCCGACAGCCCGGCGGTCCTGATCGCCGCCCGCGCGCTGCTCGGCGTCGGCGGCGCGATGATCATGCCCGCCACCCTCTCGATCCTCCGCGCGGTCTTCCCCGACCGCCGCGAGCGGGCCACGGCCATCGGCATCTGGACCGCCGTCGCCGCCGTCGGCGCCGCGACGGGCCCGGTCCTCGGCGGCTTCCTGGTGGAGCACTTCTGGTGGGGCTCGGTCTTCCTCATAAACATCCCGCTGATGGCGCTGATCCTGCCGCTCGGCCGCTGGCTGCTCCCGGAGTCGAAGGGCGGCGGGGACGGCCCCTGGGACGTCCTCGGCGCGCTCCTCGCGGCGGCCGGCATCCTCGGAGTGGTCCTCGGTGTCAAGCGGGCCGGTGCCGGCGGGTCCGTCCTGAGCCTGGAGACGGCGGCGCCGCTGCTGCTCGGCGCCGCGCTGCTCATCCTCTTCGTACGGCGGCAGAAGCGCCGCGCCCACCCGCTGATCGACATGCGGATGTTCGCCCGCGCCGCCTTCACCACCTCCGTGGGCTGCATCGTCCTCGCCATGCTCGCGCTGGTGGGCCTGGAGCTGATCGCCGTCCAGTACCTCCAGCTCGTCCTGGAGCTGACGCCGCTGGAGACCGGGCTGCGGCTGCTGCCGCTCACCTTCGCCGCCATGGCGGCCGGCGCGACCGGCTCGTACACGCTGCGCCGGATCGGCCCGCGGCGGATGGTCGGGTGGGGCTTCGTCCTCACCGCCGCGGCCGTCCTGCTGCTGGTCTCGATGGGCCACCACGACCGGCCGCTGCTGCTCACCGCCGGGTTCGTCCTGCTCGGCTTCGGCCTCCAGACCACCCTGTTCGGCGCCTACGAGTCGATGCTGAGCGAGGCCCCGGCGCACAGCGCGGGCGGGGCCGCCGCGATCGGCGAGACCTCCTACCAGCTGGGCGCCGGCATGGGCATCGCGCTGCTCGGCAGCGTCATGAACGCGGCGTACGCGCCCGGCCTCGCCCATGTGCCGGGTGTTCCCGCGCACGCCGGGGCGGCCGCCGCCAACTCGCTGGGCGAGGCCTACCAGGTCGCGGCCCGGCTGGGCGGCCCGGCGGGCGACGCGCTGCGCACGGCCGCGCGGCACGCGTTCGTGCACGGGCTGCACGTCACGCTGGTCGTCAGCGCGGGGCTGCTGCTGCTCGGCGCGCTGATGGCGGTGCGGCTCCCGCGCGTGATGGAGTGCCCGGCGGACCTCGACGCACGGCTGGGCGCCGACGACGCCTGGCCCGACGCGCAGGACACGCGGGACGCGCAGGACACGCGGGACGCGCAGGACACGCGGGACGCGCAGGACACGCGGGACGCTCACGACGCCGGGAACGGTGCCGCCGTCACGGCCCATGTGCCCGCGTCGCGCGAGCCGGTGGAGCCGGCCAGGTCGGGACGTACGCGGGCCTGA
- a CDS encoding acyl-CoA dehydrogenase family protein — MSAPAKLPPFDAGDPLGVDDLLGPEDLAVRDTVRTWAADRVLPYIADWYEKGELPGIRDLARELGALGALGMSLDGYGCAGASAVQYGLACLELEAADSGIRSLVSVQGSLAMYAIHRFGSEEQKQRWLPSMAAGETIGCFGLTEPDVGSDPAAMRTHAKKDGTDWILNGRKMWITNGSVAGVAVVWAQTDGGIRGFAVPTDTPGFSAPEITHKWSLRASVTSELVMDDVRLPADAVLPDVTGLKGPLSCLSHARYGIVWGAMGAARSSFEAALEYARTREQFGRPIGGFQLTQAKLADMALELHKGILLAHHLGRRLDAGRLRPEQVSFGKLNNVREAIEICRTSRTILGANGISLEYPVMRHATNLESVLTYEGTVEMHQLVLGKALTGLDAFR, encoded by the coding sequence ATGTCCGCACCCGCGAAGCTCCCGCCGTTCGACGCCGGTGACCCCCTCGGCGTCGACGACCTCCTCGGCCCCGAGGACCTCGCCGTCCGCGACACCGTCCGCACCTGGGCGGCCGACCGGGTCCTGCCGTACATCGCCGACTGGTACGAGAAGGGCGAGCTGCCCGGCATCCGCGACCTCGCGCGCGAGCTGGGCGCCCTCGGCGCGCTCGGCATGTCGCTGGACGGGTACGGCTGTGCCGGCGCGTCGGCCGTCCAGTACGGGCTGGCCTGCCTGGAGCTGGAGGCCGCCGACTCCGGCATCCGCTCCCTGGTCTCCGTCCAGGGCTCCCTGGCCATGTACGCGATCCACCGGTTCGGGTCCGAGGAGCAGAAGCAGCGCTGGCTGCCGTCCATGGCCGCGGGCGAGACCATCGGCTGCTTCGGCCTGACCGAGCCGGACGTCGGCTCCGACCCGGCCGCCATGCGGACGCACGCCAAGAAGGACGGCACCGACTGGATCCTCAACGGCCGCAAGATGTGGATCACCAACGGCTCGGTCGCCGGGGTCGCCGTCGTATGGGCCCAGACCGACGGCGGGATCCGCGGCTTCGCCGTCCCGACGGACACCCCCGGCTTCTCGGCGCCCGAGATCACGCACAAGTGGTCGCTGCGCGCCAGCGTCACCAGCGAGCTCGTCATGGACGACGTACGCCTGCCGGCCGACGCCGTGCTGCCGGACGTCACCGGCCTCAAGGGACCGCTCAGCTGCCTGAGCCACGCGCGCTACGGCATCGTCTGGGGCGCCATGGGCGCCGCCCGCTCGTCGTTCGAGGCGGCGCTGGAGTACGCGCGGACGCGCGAGCAGTTCGGCAGGCCCATCGGCGGCTTCCAGCTCACCCAGGCCAAGCTCGCCGACATGGCGCTGGAACTGCACAAGGGCATCCTGCTCGCCCACCACCTCGGGCGGCGGCTCGACGCCGGGAGGCTCCGCCCCGAGCAGGTCAGCTTCGGCAAGCTGAACAACGTCCGGGAGGCGATCGAGATCTGCCGCACCTCGCGGACGATCCTCGGCGCCAACGGGATCTCGCTGGAGTACCCCGTGATGCGGCACGCCACCAACCTGGAATCGGTGCTCACCTACGAGGGCACCGTGGAGATGCACCAGCTCGTCCTGGGCAAGGCGCTCACCGGCCTCGACGCGTTCCGGTGA
- a CDS encoding glycosyltransferase family 4 protein, whose amino-acid sequence MRISFLLHNAYGIGGTIRTTFNLARTLAERHDVEIVSVFRHREEPTLGAPAGVTMRHLVDLRRNSPTYDGTHPDYTKPAKVFPRGDGRWKQYSRLTDDRIAEHLRTLRADVVVGTRPGLNVHIARQARRGPVRVGQEHLTLDSHGYRLRREIGHRYALLDAVTTVTEADARSYRAKLKLPGVRIDSVPNSVPAPSVAPSDSTAKWVVAAGRLTRVKRYDMLVEAFAKVVAARPDWRLRIYGSGDATGNERNALRSLIEARGLHNHVFLMGTANPLEPEWVKGSVAAVTSRLESFGMTIVEAMRCGLPVVSTDCPHGPGEIIEDGVDGRLVPVGDVDAFADALLALIEDDDLRRRTGQAALAASQRFDPVRIAERHEALFTELVAQGANGRSRGRVRDTLHRTRGAVLDAAYSLRYKAADVLRKGKSA is encoded by the coding sequence ATGCGTATTTCTTTCCTGCTGCACAACGCGTACGGCATCGGCGGCACGATCCGTACGACGTTCAACCTCGCCCGGACGCTGGCCGAACGGCACGACGTCGAGATCGTGTCCGTCTTCCGCCACCGCGAGGAACCCACCCTCGGCGCCCCCGCCGGCGTGACCATGCGGCACCTGGTCGACCTGCGCAGGAACAGCCCCACCTACGACGGCACGCACCCGGACTACACGAAGCCCGCGAAGGTGTTCCCGCGCGGCGACGGACGCTGGAAGCAGTACAGCCGGCTCACCGACGACCGCATCGCCGAGCACCTGAGGACCCTGCGGGCCGACGTCGTCGTCGGCACCCGCCCCGGCCTCAACGTGCACATCGCCCGCCAGGCCCGCCGCGGCCCCGTGCGCGTCGGGCAGGAGCACCTGACGCTGGACAGCCACGGCTACCGGCTGCGCCGCGAGATCGGCCACCGCTACGCCCTGCTCGACGCGGTCACCACCGTCACCGAGGCCGACGCCCGCTCGTACCGCGCCAAGCTCAAACTGCCCGGCGTGCGCATCGACTCGGTGCCCAACAGCGTCCCCGCCCCGAGCGTGGCACCGTCCGACTCCACCGCCAAGTGGGTCGTCGCGGCCGGCCGGCTCACCCGGGTCAAGCGCTACGACATGCTCGTCGAGGCCTTCGCGAAGGTGGTCGCCGCCCGCCCCGACTGGCGCCTGCGGATCTACGGCTCCGGCGACGCCACCGGCAACGAGCGGAACGCGCTGCGCTCCCTCATCGAGGCGCGCGGCCTGCACAACCACGTCTTCCTCATGGGCACGGCCAACCCGCTGGAGCCCGAGTGGGTCAAGGGGTCCGTCGCCGCCGTCACCTCCCGCCTCGAATCCTTCGGCATGACCATCGTCGAGGCGATGCGCTGCGGGCTGCCCGTGGTCTCCACCGACTGCCCGCACGGACCGGGCGAGATCATCGAGGACGGCGTCGACGGCCGGCTGGTGCCGGTCGGCGACGTCGACGCCTTCGCCGACGCGCTGCTCGCCCTCATCGAGGACGACGACCTCAGGCGCCGCACCGGGCAGGCCGCGCTCGCCGCGTCGCAGCGCTTCGACCCGGTCAGGATCGCCGAACGGCACGAGGCGCTGTTCACCGAACTCGTCGCCCAGGGGGCCAACGGCCGCTCGCGCGGCCGGGTCCGCGACACGCTGCACCGCACCCGCGGAGCGGTCCTGGACGCCGCCTACTCCCTGCGCTACAAGGCCGCCGATGTGCTCCGGAAGGGAAAATCCGCATGA
- a CDS encoding phosphatase PAP2 family protein, with translation MRTDIFARLDREPEPPKIEIPRMSRTRLALFGGTSAFYLAIVVAVLVSSWLVTLDWKVMLFRPYQQWPELHATLDYFVVLGQRGPTAVMVAAWLGWRSWRQHTLRPLLVLGAALLLLNVTVGAVKLGLGRLGPHYATQIGSAEMFAGGDIFPSGHTANAVVTWGILAYLATTPRARRYLSALSAVVALGVGLTTVYLGTHWLSDVLLGWAAGLLILLGLPWCEPLIVRTEALIFSVREQLRARRRRAPSLPVAAGGPRPAIYRQRPVAADGEPVREPVPAAGSPGRPPSARSTLTQARPHTVVRSERMPVTPAGSRRPPRSRPVTGG, from the coding sequence GTGCGTACCGACATCTTTGCCCGTCTGGACCGGGAGCCGGAACCGCCGAAGATTGAGATCCCGCGGATGAGCCGCACCCGTCTCGCCCTCTTCGGCGGGACCTCGGCGTTCTATCTCGCCATCGTGGTGGCCGTGCTCGTCTCGTCGTGGCTGGTGACCCTGGACTGGAAGGTCATGCTCTTCCGGCCGTACCAGCAGTGGCCGGAGCTGCACGCGACGCTGGACTACTTCGTGGTGCTGGGTCAGCGTGGGCCGACGGCCGTGATGGTGGCGGCGTGGCTCGGCTGGCGCTCCTGGCGGCAGCACACGCTCCGCCCGCTGCTGGTGCTGGGCGCCGCGCTGCTGCTGCTGAACGTCACGGTGGGCGCGGTCAAACTGGGTCTGGGCCGGCTCGGCCCCCACTACGCGACACAGATCGGCTCGGCCGAGATGTTCGCGGGCGGCGATATATTTCCTTCCGGGCACACCGCCAACGCGGTGGTGACCTGGGGCATCCTGGCGTATCTCGCCACCACCCCCCGGGCCAGGCGCTATCTGTCGGCCCTGTCGGCCGTGGTCGCCCTCGGCGTCGGCCTGACCACCGTGTACCTCGGGACGCACTGGCTGAGCGACGTGCTGCTCGGCTGGGCCGCCGGTCTGCTGATCCTGCTCGGACTGCCCTGGTGCGAGCCGCTGATCGTCCGTACCGAGGCACTGATCTTCTCGGTCCGCGAGCAGCTGCGGGCGCGCCGCCGCCGTGCGCCGTCGCTGCCCGTCGCTGCGGGCGGGCCCCGGCCGGCCATATACCGGCAGCGGCCGGTCGCCGCGGACGGCGAGCCGGTGCGCGAGCCGGTGCCCGCCGCGGGCTCCCCCGGCCGTCCCCCGTCGGCCAGGAGCACGCTCACCCAGGCCCGGCCGCACACGGTGGTGCGTTCGGAGCGGATGCCGGTCACCCCGGCGGGCAGCCGCCGGCCGCCGCGCTCCCGCCCGGTGACGGGCGGCTGA
- a CDS encoding ABC transporter permease subunit yields MSSLSYELVLAGLAVGSAAALTGIGLIVTYRATGVLNLAQGAIAMVCAYVLRNLVVEWGWPLPLAACVTLLLVAPGIGLVLDRAVFRPAAVLELDPARTLVASIGVFVLLVGGAALVWGDGARADAPVLLGDDPWVQLAVVLLLAGAVGAATRWTPLGRELRAVVDNRELAVLGGIDADRVSAAGWAFGSFTAGVTGVLLAPYVRLDPYGLPLLVVEVIAVAVAARMRSLPVAVGTALVIGVAQAQLTRLHPEGWAGPLVQAVVTNLFVVALLVAALVLPGVGARGPVAGTPASGTRVPAGLWVAAGVLYLLPLGFAGDDLRTAVQVPALAVVLLSLVVVTGRGGQISLGQAAYAGLGALFTALLAAGRFPGLPRLPELTALLVAVVLVAPLGLLTGWPAIRRHGLALALATLAVGVAVSRFVFAQPYATAGLSLSRPAGLNSDHAYYALELAVLAVALLLVAALRRGRTGRALAALRDHEAGAEASGVAVPALKVLAFVAGAALAALGGGLLGMGVQAFDPEAFDPVRGLLWFAAILVLGADSLLSPLAAAALLVGLDAGARGGAAAAVIGLLAAFTARVPPLTTLLPAAPRRSHAIGSASMAPAPATGPGRGTTAPEPTGPAPRPRRAETNGGRDSEAPGRPGGRARGHRPPVARPAPAPRLEAHGLVLRYAGSSVLDGVDLVVEPGRVTALVGPNGAGKSSLFHCLAGTARPTSGRVTLDGTDITARPAHVRTRLGVGRTFQELAVFPSLTVEENVRVGGEQGRVRDDPYAVERALRLLGLTGVRHLPAAGLSTGALRRVEVARALAGRPHTLLLDEPSAGLDAAETGALARVLGALAADGTAVLVVEHDLDLVADVAHTVHVMEAGRIVS; encoded by the coding sequence GTGTCGTCGCTGAGTTACGAACTGGTCCTGGCCGGGCTCGCGGTGGGCAGCGCCGCCGCCCTCACCGGCATCGGGCTGATCGTGACGTACCGGGCGACGGGCGTGCTGAACCTCGCGCAGGGCGCCATCGCCATGGTCTGCGCCTACGTGCTGCGGAACCTGGTGGTGGAGTGGGGCTGGCCGCTCCCGCTCGCCGCCTGCGTGACGCTGCTGCTGGTGGCGCCCGGCATCGGGCTGGTGCTGGACCGGGCCGTGTTCCGGCCGGCCGCGGTGCTGGAGCTGGACCCGGCGCGGACGCTGGTGGCGTCGATCGGCGTGTTCGTGCTGCTCGTCGGCGGCGCGGCCCTGGTGTGGGGCGACGGCGCGCGGGCGGACGCGCCGGTGCTGCTGGGCGACGACCCGTGGGTGCAGCTGGCCGTGGTGCTGCTGCTGGCCGGCGCGGTGGGCGCGGCGACCCGGTGGACGCCGCTGGGGCGGGAGCTGCGGGCGGTGGTGGACAACCGGGAGCTGGCCGTGCTGGGCGGCATCGACGCGGACCGGGTGTCGGCGGCGGGGTGGGCGTTCGGGTCGTTCACGGCCGGGGTGACGGGCGTGCTGCTGGCGCCGTACGTCCGGCTCGACCCGTACGGGCTGCCGCTGCTGGTCGTCGAGGTGATCGCGGTGGCGGTGGCCGCCCGGATGCGGAGCCTTCCGGTGGCGGTGGGGACGGCGCTGGTCATCGGGGTGGCCCAGGCGCAGCTGACCCGCCTCCACCCGGAGGGCTGGGCGGGCCCGCTGGTCCAGGCGGTCGTCACCAACCTGTTCGTCGTCGCCCTGCTGGTCGCCGCCCTCGTCCTCCCGGGAGTGGGGGCGCGGGGCCCGGTGGCGGGCACCCCGGCGTCGGGGACGCGCGTCCCGGCGGGCCTGTGGGTGGCGGCCGGGGTGCTGTACCTGCTGCCGCTCGGCTTCGCCGGTGACGACCTCCGCACCGCGGTGCAGGTCCCGGCGCTGGCCGTCGTCCTGCTGTCCCTGGTGGTGGTCACCGGCAGGGGCGGCCAGATCTCGCTGGGCCAGGCGGCGTACGCGGGCCTCGGCGCCCTGTTCACGGCGCTGCTGGCGGCGGGCCGCTTCCCGGGCCTGCCCCGCCTGCCGGAGCTCACCGCGCTGCTGGTGGCCGTCGTCCTGGTCGCCCCGCTCGGCCTGCTCACCGGCTGGCCGGCGATCCGCCGCCACGGCCTGGCGCTCGCGCTGGCGACGCTGGCGGTGGGCGTGGCGGTGAGCCGGTTCGTCTTCGCCCAGCCGTACGCGACGGCCGGCCTGTCCCTGTCGCGCCCGGCGGGCCTGAACTCCGACCACGCGTACTACGCCCTGGAGCTCGCCGTCCTCGCGGTGGCCCTCCTGCTGGTGGCCGCCCTGCGCCGGGGCCGGACGGGCAGGGCGCTGGCCGCGCTGCGCGACCACGAGGCGGGGGCGGAGGCGTCCGGCGTGGCCGTCCCGGCCCTGAAGGTCCTCGCCTTCGTGGCGGGCGCTGCCCTGGCGGCGCTCGGGGGCGGTCTGCTCGGCATGGGCGTCCAGGCCTTCGACCCCGAGGCGTTCGACCCGGTGCGCGGCCTGCTGTGGTTCGCCGCGATCCTGGTGCTGGGCGCCGACAGCCTCCTGTCCCCGCTGGCCGCGGCGGCGCTGCTGGTGGGCCTCGACGCGGGCGCCCGGGGCGGCGCGGCGGCCGCGGTGATCGGCCTGCTGGCCGCCTTCACGGCCCGCGTGCCGCCGCTCACGACCCTGCTCCCCGCCGCGCCCCGCCGGTCCCACGCAATCGGATCCGCGTCGATGGCGCCCGCGCCGGCCACGGGGCCGGGTCGCGGCACGACCGCCCCAGAGCCCACCGGGCCGGCCCCACGGCCCCGGAGGGCGGAGACGAACGGCGGCCGGGACTCCGAGGCCCCCGGCCGGCCCGGCGGGAGGGCCCGCGGCCACCGCCCGCCGGTCGCCCGTCCCGCTCCCGCTCCCCGGCTGGAGGCGCACGGCCTCGTCCTCCGGTACGCCGGGTCCAGCGTGCTGGACGGCGTCGACCTGGTCGTCGAACCGGGGCGGGTCACCGCCCTCGTGGGGCCCAACGGGGCGGGCAAGAGCAGCCTGTTCCACTGCCTGGCCGGCACCGCGCGGCCCACCTCCGGCCGCGTCACGCTGGACGGCACCGACATCACGGCGCGCCCCGCGCACGTGCGGACCCGGCTCGGTGTCGGCCGGACGTTCCAGGAGCTGGCCGTGTTCCCGTCCCTGACCGTCGAGGAGAACGTCCGGGTCGGCGGCGAGCAGGGCCGCGTGCGCGACGATCCGTACGCCGTGGAGCGGGCACTGCGCCTTCTCGGGCTGACCGGCGTCCGCCACCTGCCCGCCGCCGGGCTGTCCACGGGCGCCCTGCGCCGCGTCGAGGTGGCCCGCGCCCTGGCCGGCCGGCCGCACACCCTGCTGCTCGACGAGCCCTCCGCCGGGCTGGACGCGGCCGAGACCGGCGCGCTCGCCCGCGTCCTGGGCGCCCTCGCGGCGGACGGGACGGCCGTCCTGGTCGTCGAGCACGACCTCGACCTGGTCGCGGACGTCGCGCACACCGTGCACGTCATGGAGGCGGGGCGGATCGTGTCGTGA